A portion of the Halobacillus ihumii genome contains these proteins:
- a CDS encoding VOC family protein produces MKKKLDHIGVAVRQLEESIDFYKNILGAAMIDRYRSEAPGVESEIAIMEIDGDRTELLCPTNNTTSPIARFIKQKGKGVHHVAYQVDDLDEAIASLKRDNLRVMEDTRRTNKHGRRLIYLNPADTEGTIIEFCDYPNEQ; encoded by the coding sequence ATGAAAAAAAAGTTAGACCATATCGGTGTTGCTGTCAGACAGCTTGAGGAAAGCATTGACTTTTATAAAAACATCTTAGGAGCTGCTATGATTGATCGCTATCGCAGCGAAGCTCCTGGAGTTGAGAGCGAAATCGCCATAATGGAGATCGACGGAGATCGAACAGAACTATTGTGTCCGACAAACAATACTACCTCTCCGATTGCTCGTTTTATCAAGCAAAAGGGAAAAGGCGTTCACCATGTAGCTTACCAGGTTGATGACCTGGATGAGGCTATTGCGTCATTGAAAAGGGACAACCTCCGGGTTATGGAAGATACAAGGAGAACAAACAAACACGGACGACGTCTGATTTATTTAAATCCGGCAGACACCGAAGGAACGATCATTGAGTTTTGTGACTATCCTAACGAACAGTAA
- a CDS encoding M14 family zinc carboxypeptidase produces the protein MKKIKLLTVLSTIVLSASIVIPASAAGSHPGTPDQQTYNSSGFTNYAQLGKKLEKIERTSNGKVDVSIAGHSNNGRNIYQARVGNGDRVIMIESEIHGNEKTGTEALLNILQYLGSSNSPQAQKIREEITLVALPKMNPDASELDRRGNNMTWAEVVEDFPQLANADGPTWNYYTGTLQGDHYTDRPGFDVNRDFNPNLDYVPQAEDIPGASDDPGWYLTPEAQTVRDVYKGLKQEFGKVDVFVDLHHQGLYYVDGTDEPVTLSLSGQFVPHPSSEKGQEYAEYADTYNYEFSKQLNVAAYDALQSMGNSPFDNITLYSQGLDLPGTALGSFALNGSGTVLFEVTGQTHSMGQKKKGMLVKAVETGLTGIIEGVAEGAVQNLDADRYHEIPETSYSPGI, from the coding sequence TTGAAGAAAATAAAACTGCTAACTGTCCTGAGCACGATTGTACTTTCTGCAAGTATTGTCATCCCAGCTTCCGCAGCGGGGAGCCATCCTGGAACTCCTGATCAGCAGACCTATAATAGTTCCGGTTTCACGAACTATGCTCAATTAGGAAAAAAGCTTGAAAAAATTGAGCGGACCAGTAACGGAAAAGTCGATGTTAGTATAGCGGGACACTCTAATAACGGTAGAAATATCTATCAGGCAAGAGTCGGCAATGGTGACCGTGTTATTATGATTGAAAGTGAGATTCACGGGAATGAAAAAACAGGCACAGAGGCTCTATTAAACATTTTGCAATACCTGGGTTCCAGTAATTCTCCTCAGGCTCAAAAAATTCGTGAAGAAATTACCTTAGTCGCTTTGCCGAAAATGAACCCGGATGCCTCTGAGTTGGATCGAAGAGGGAACAACATGACCTGGGCGGAGGTTGTAGAAGATTTTCCTCAGTTGGCCAATGCTGATGGCCCTACGTGGAACTATTACACAGGGACTTTACAAGGTGATCATTATACTGATCGACCTGGCTTCGACGTTAACCGTGATTTTAATCCGAATCTTGATTATGTACCACAAGCTGAAGATATTCCAGGGGCATCAGATGATCCAGGCTGGTATCTCACACCTGAGGCCCAGACTGTTCGCGATGTTTACAAAGGATTAAAACAAGAATTCGGCAAGGTGGATGTTTTTGTGGACCTGCATCACCAAGGGCTTTATTATGTCGACGGAACCGATGAACCCGTCACCCTTTCCCTATCAGGTCAATTTGTCCCCCATCCATCAAGTGAAAAGGGGCAAGAATACGCAGAATATGCGGATACTTACAACTATGAATTTTCAAAGCAGCTTAATGTAGCAGCCTATGATGCTCTTCAATCCATGGGCAATTCACCTTTTGATAATATTACTTTATATAGTCAGGGGCTGGATCTTCCGGGTACAGCGTTAGGTTCTTTTGCCTTAAATGGAAGCGGGACAGTGCTTTTTGAAGTTACGGGACAAACCCACAGCATGGGGCAAAAGAAAAAGGGAATGCTTGTTAAGGCTGTAGAAACAGGCTTAACCGGCATCATCGAAGGGGTTGCTGAAGGAGCGGTACAGAACCTTGATGCAGACCGATATCATGAGATACCAGAAACTTCTTATTCGCCAGGCATATAA
- a CDS encoding YpzI family protein, with product MGKDRQEKKLKKSERVESDRDQSLDFPGATQLEDAEEARKRNK from the coding sequence ATGGGCAAAGACCGACAAGAGAAGAAGCTTAAGAAGTCAGAAAGGGTAGAATCTGACCGTGATCAAAGTTTAGACTTCCCTGGCGCTACTCAGCTTGAAGATGCTGAAGAAGCACGTAAACGGAACAAGTAA
- a CDS encoding VWA domain-containing protein has product MKKLSRLVLLFLLCSLLAACGSDEEASTKGEKTENKESEKTEEQAASDKESIEKEFEVATTIEEIIEQKSGEYAGNAYNEAVVHRALDESSFQDKDSFQVYANLLSLMSESGQYKEYYNFAEEFNPHIETAISDTPGGMKLDNGENVNSTANIAILLDASGSMAQKVGGKTKMELAKAAINDFVASMPKEANVGLRIYGHKGSNADSDKEISCDSTELVYDLKPYDKGEFEEALDKFEPTGWTPIAKSITEAKKDFENTDGGSQNIIYIVSDGVETCDGDPVAAAKKLHDSNIEAVVNIIGFDVDSKGQEQLLKVAEAGGGEFKTVESEDDFKEVWEDERVRLYNEWSSWNADNYNEVSGEQTDKKNELYGKRTDFMNLTYDEESNLKEAVYYLEGNEQISDQVSEEVISMIEQRQEILASFEEKFNSLLETVEREGDELKEKINEKGDQMKEKYDN; this is encoded by the coding sequence ATGAAAAAGTTATCACGGTTGGTATTGTTATTTTTATTGTGTAGTCTGCTTGCTGCTTGCGGATCTGATGAAGAGGCATCCACAAAAGGTGAAAAGACAGAAAACAAAGAATCAGAAAAAACAGAGGAACAGGCTGCTTCAGATAAAGAAAGTATTGAAAAAGAATTTGAAGTAGCCACGACGATAGAGGAAATTATTGAGCAAAAATCTGGGGAATATGCTGGGAATGCATATAATGAGGCCGTGGTGCATCGTGCGTTGGATGAATCAAGTTTTCAGGATAAGGACAGCTTCCAGGTGTATGCGAATTTATTAAGTTTGATGAGTGAATCAGGTCAATACAAGGAATATTATAATTTTGCCGAAGAATTTAATCCACATATAGAGACGGCGATTTCCGACACCCCAGGTGGAATGAAATTGGATAATGGGGAAAATGTTAACAGCACAGCCAATATCGCCATCCTGCTTGATGCAAGCGGCAGTATGGCCCAAAAGGTTGGCGGAAAAACCAAGATGGAGCTGGCCAAAGCAGCGATTAACGATTTTGTTGCTTCCATGCCAAAAGAGGCTAATGTCGGTTTAAGGATTTATGGGCATAAGGGAAGCAACGCTGATAGTGATAAGGAGATTTCCTGTGATAGTACGGAATTGGTCTATGATTTAAAGCCTTATGATAAAGGTGAATTTGAGGAAGCTTTGGATAAATTCGAGCCAACCGGTTGGACACCGATTGCGAAATCCATTACGGAAGCGAAGAAAGACTTTGAGAACACGGACGGCGGCAGCCAGAACATTATTTATATTGTAAGTGACGGTGTGGAGACGTGTGACGGGGATCCAGTTGCAGCGGCGAAAAAACTTCATGATTCTAATATTGAGGCAGTTGTTAATATAATCGGCTTTGACGTTGACAGCAAAGGACAGGAACAATTGCTGAAAGTGGCGGAAGCAGGCGGCGGAGAATTCAAAACTGTCGAATCTGAAGATGACTTTAAAGAGGTATGGGAGGATGAACGTGTCCGTCTATACAATGAGTGGAGTTCGTGGAATGCCGACAATTATAATGAGGTTTCGGGTGAACAAACAGATAAAAAGAATGAACTGTACGGGAAACGCACGGATTTTATGAATCTTACTTATGACGAAGAAAGTAACTTAAAAGAGGCTGTTTATTATTTAGAGGGGAATGAACAGATCAGCGATCAAGTAAGTGAAGAAGTCATTAGTATGATTGAACAGCGTCAGGAAATCCTAGCTTCCTTTGAGGAAAAATTCAATTCATTGCTGGAGACCGTTGAGAGGGAAGGTGATGAATTGAAAGAGAAAATTAATGAAAAGGGCGACCAAATGAAGGAAAAATACGATAACTGA
- a CDS encoding alkaline phosphatase PhoX, translating into MTGNSNMNRRDFFKVSGMSTAAIALGTSGILSFGSKSVSAAPGKPKSLGGYGPLVKDPGGILDLPQGFQYRIISEEGGKLSDGRPIPENFDGMAAFNGPHNSTILVRNHELSGNPKYPVIGKNPYHKDNTGGTTSLVVGANRKVSKEYVSSAGTIRNCAGGATPWGTWLTCEETLEEGHGYVFEVDPQEPENKMSKTPIREMGAFSHEATAIDPATGIVYLTEDGGPSYLYRFLPNDRSQKAGSLQKGGTLQAAAMEEMSSDSASDFYTGHAFGIVWKDVDPEKPTYDAGQKGCIAFSRLEGAYFEGGVFWFDDTSAGDKNLGRVYRYIPATNTLELFYESTAANDLEMPDNICITPWGDLWISEDGGGVDRIIGITPEGESYIFAENKINNSELAGPTFSTRGDTFFVNIQNPGLTFAIWGPFARKSAGRRRQMGHAAPPSQYAPKVSDKLSAFAEVQGMTDLEAAAFSRHGMPIA; encoded by the coding sequence ATGACAGGCAATTCTAATATGAACAGACGTGACTTTTTCAAAGTTAGCGGAATGAGTACAGCAGCGATAGCACTCGGTACATCAGGAATTCTCTCCTTTGGCAGCAAAAGCGTTTCAGCAGCACCCGGGAAGCCAAAATCACTAGGTGGTTACGGACCTTTAGTCAAAGATCCTGGCGGTATCCTTGATCTCCCTCAAGGGTTTCAATACCGTATTATTTCAGAGGAAGGCGGTAAGCTTTCGGATGGCCGCCCTATACCGGAGAACTTTGATGGTATGGCTGCTTTCAATGGACCGCACAATTCTACGATTCTCGTTCGCAACCATGAACTGAGCGGCAACCCAAAATACCCAGTCATAGGTAAAAACCCGTACCATAAAGACAATACCGGCGGCACTACATCTCTAGTTGTTGGGGCTAATCGCAAGGTGAGCAAGGAGTACGTGTCATCTGCAGGGACCATTCGAAATTGCGCTGGCGGGGCTACCCCGTGGGGAACATGGCTGACCTGTGAAGAAACACTTGAAGAAGGACACGGTTATGTGTTCGAAGTCGACCCTCAAGAACCGGAAAATAAAATGTCTAAAACTCCAATCAGAGAGATGGGCGCCTTTTCACACGAAGCGACTGCTATCGATCCTGCTACAGGGATTGTGTATCTGACGGAAGATGGCGGTCCGAGTTACCTTTATCGCTTCCTCCCAAATGATCGCAGTCAAAAAGCTGGTTCCTTGCAAAAAGGCGGTACATTACAGGCTGCTGCTATGGAAGAAATGAGTTCAGATAGCGCAAGTGATTTTTATACAGGACATGCATTCGGAATTGTCTGGAAAGATGTTGATCCGGAAAAGCCTACATACGATGCTGGGCAAAAAGGCTGCATTGCATTCAGCCGTCTGGAAGGGGCTTATTTTGAAGGTGGTGTGTTTTGGTTCGACGATACATCTGCAGGGGATAAAAATTTAGGGCGTGTATATCGTTATATCCCTGCTACTAATACGTTGGAACTTTTTTACGAATCAACGGCTGCTAATGATTTGGAAATGCCAGATAACATCTGCATTACCCCATGGGGAGATTTATGGATTTCCGAAGATGGCGGCGGGGTTGACCGAATCATCGGCATAACTCCTGAGGGAGAATCCTATATCTTTGCTGAAAATAAGATCAACAATTCAGAATTGGCCGGTCCTACATTCTCTACAAGAGGAGACACATTCTTTGTGAATATTCAAAACCCTGGCCTGACTTTTGCAATTTGGGGCCCGTTTGCACGTAAAAGTGCCGGACGCAGAAGACAAATGGGGCACGCGGCTCCACCTTCTCAGTATGCACCAAAAGTTTCGGACAAACTTTCTGCATTTGCCGAAGTGCAAGGAATGACTGATTTAGAAGCTGCAGCCTTCTCGCGTCACGGCATGCCAATTGCATAA
- a CDS encoding M14 family metallopeptidase, whose protein sequence is MKNKILTVMVSGALLLSGTFLTGTSTVFAGDNVPNGPNYGGNETIKNERLHSYEEMVDFLKKADKRSEALELEVYGQSVQGRDLYLANFGIDEDNPTILFLTQQHGNETLTTEGALQVIKHLTSNGKQVQEILNNVNVLIAPRLNVDGAEGDVNFSLEDYVAGTHTRYNANGVDLNRDHVDRNQPETKALHQNILQKYKPDYMIDLHHQGTQTTLGDTGELVSGSILYPTNENVDPEVREQSKQLGAVVYNAIDSKGYGLLSKYPGSNKPTISRNGLALEYGISTLLLEVRGMADHWYEDYVLGQKSNGYLIKQVVTAMEASLKALADGSIQSADTSFWETLPESNYSGE, encoded by the coding sequence ATGAAAAACAAAATTTTAACCGTTATGGTAAGCGGAGCCCTGTTGTTATCAGGGACATTTTTGACAGGAACAAGCACAGTTTTTGCCGGGGATAACGTCCCCAATGGACCGAACTACGGCGGAAATGAAACGATTAAGAATGAGCGTCTCCACTCCTATGAAGAAATGGTGGATTTCTTAAAAAAAGCTGATAAGCGTTCGGAGGCATTAGAGCTTGAAGTGTACGGCCAGTCTGTCCAAGGAAGGGATTTATACTTGGCCAATTTCGGTATCGATGAAGACAACCCCACCATATTATTTCTGACCCAGCAGCATGGAAATGAAACACTCACGACAGAAGGCGCCCTTCAAGTCATCAAACACTTAACATCAAATGGAAAACAAGTACAGGAAATCCTCAATAATGTGAATGTCCTTATCGCTCCCCGGCTAAATGTTGACGGAGCTGAAGGTGATGTCAATTTCTCCTTAGAGGATTATGTTGCCGGCACTCACACCCGTTACAACGCAAATGGTGTTGACCTAAATCGTGATCATGTTGATCGTAATCAACCTGAAACGAAAGCGCTGCATCAGAATATTCTACAGAAATATAAGCCTGATTATATGATTGACCTGCATCACCAAGGGACTCAAACGACATTAGGGGATACAGGAGAGCTCGTATCCGGATCCATCCTCTATCCAACAAATGAAAATGTAGATCCAGAAGTACGGGAACAATCAAAACAGCTAGGTGCAGTTGTGTATAATGCCATTGACTCAAAAGGGTATGGTCTTCTATCTAAATATCCAGGCAGTAACAAACCAACGATCAGCCGTAACGGACTAGCCCTTGAGTATGGAATTTCTACCTTACTGCTGGAGGTACGTGGAATGGCAGACCATTGGTACGAGGATTACGTTCTGGGACAAAAGAGTAACGGGTACCTCATTAAACAGGTGGTAACAGCAATGGAAGCGAGCTTGAAGGCGCTTGCTGACGGCTCTATCCAATCCGCTGATACTTCATTCTGGGAAACCTTGCCAGAAAGTAATTACTCAGGTGAATAA
- a CDS encoding Xaa-Pro dipeptidyl-peptidase: MRKKVSLHTTLLLLILSTVLTVQSVSAEEGNSESPNVQQVKVEDGKTQPVYSHEEAIRETVYIETSVDSDGDGELDRVHADIIRPKETEQGLKVPVIYEMSPYRAGLNPINFHDVDVPLNPVDHRKPAKKGKGEQGKVSLAENQGAASATAAGPAQPSFPGYYDDYFVPRGYAVVLAESLGSGLSNGCATSGGKNETLGTKAVIDWLNGRTKAYDSEGNLVKADWSTGSTGMIGISYNGTLPNAVSTTGVEGLETIVPIAAISSWYDYYRANGAVVAPGGYQGEDTDVLAQAVTTRADAGECNDVLKKLERLQDRETGDYNEYWDERNYVKDANKVKASVFAVHGLNDWNVKMKHLSQWWNALGENNVERKLWLHQSGHANPYYLRNEEWLDTLNKWFDHWLYDIDNNIMEEPMVDIQREDGNWKTYQSWPAKDANGVSLYFQQEETSLDPKPMSGKNKTTATFIDNPAITARTLAENPNSEHENRLVYQTPKLDSSLRISGTPEVSIRASIDARAANLTALLVDYAPDGSFEIVTRGWMDPQNRHSISKSHSLVPGKEYKFTWGMQPDDYIFKEGHQVGVVLLASDHNYTIRPEAGTKITVDPKRSKVVLPIVGGKQTVTFSN; the protein is encoded by the coding sequence GTGAGGAAAAAAGTTTCGTTACATACTACGCTATTATTATTGATATTGTCTACCGTGCTCACTGTTCAATCAGTCAGCGCTGAAGAAGGGAACTCAGAGTCCCCGAATGTTCAGCAAGTTAAAGTGGAAGATGGAAAAACTCAGCCGGTTTATTCCCATGAGGAGGCCATCAGGGAAACCGTTTATATTGAAACCTCAGTCGACAGTGATGGAGACGGCGAACTTGATCGCGTTCATGCTGATATTATTCGGCCGAAAGAAACGGAACAGGGTTTAAAAGTCCCAGTTATTTATGAAATGAGCCCATATCGTGCTGGGCTTAACCCGATCAATTTTCACGATGTTGATGTGCCTTTAAATCCAGTTGATCATAGGAAGCCCGCGAAAAAAGGAAAGGGGGAGCAAGGGAAGGTAAGCCTTGCTGAAAATCAAGGGGCGGCCAGCGCAACAGCGGCCGGTCCGGCTCAACCCTCTTTCCCTGGCTACTATGATGATTATTTTGTTCCGCGGGGGTATGCAGTAGTACTGGCTGAAAGTTTAGGGAGCGGACTTTCTAATGGTTGTGCAACCTCTGGCGGCAAAAACGAAACACTTGGAACAAAAGCTGTAATTGATTGGTTAAATGGCCGCACCAAAGCTTACGACAGTGAAGGAAACCTAGTTAAAGCAGATTGGTCAACAGGCAGTACAGGGATGATCGGAATCTCCTACAATGGAACATTGCCGAATGCTGTCTCCACAACGGGTGTAGAAGGGTTAGAAACGATTGTTCCAATCGCTGCAATTAGCAGCTGGTATGATTATTATCGTGCGAATGGCGCTGTAGTAGCCCCAGGAGGTTATCAAGGGGAAGACACAGACGTACTGGCCCAGGCAGTTACGACACGAGCGGATGCTGGGGAATGTAACGATGTACTGAAGAAACTAGAAAGGTTACAGGATCGCGAAACAGGCGACTACAATGAGTATTGGGATGAACGGAATTATGTAAAAGATGCTAACAAAGTGAAAGCCAGTGTGTTTGCCGTACATGGTCTAAATGACTGGAACGTTAAGATGAAGCATCTTTCTCAATGGTGGAATGCTCTTGGTGAAAACAATGTAGAGCGTAAACTTTGGCTTCATCAGAGCGGACATGCCAACCCCTATTACCTTCGTAACGAAGAATGGCTGGATACACTAAATAAATGGTTTGATCATTGGCTATATGATATCGACAACAACATTATGGAAGAGCCGATGGTTGATATTCAGCGAGAAGATGGAAATTGGAAAACGTATCAGTCATGGCCTGCGAAAGATGCAAATGGCGTATCATTGTACTTCCAGCAGGAAGAGACTAGTCTTGATCCGAAGCCGATGTCAGGAAAAAACAAAACTACAGCTACGTTCATAGACAATCCGGCTATAACAGCCAGAACGCTGGCAGAGAATCCGAACAGTGAGCATGAGAATCGCCTCGTTTATCAAACACCGAAGCTCGATTCATCATTGCGGATTAGCGGAACTCCCGAAGTTTCTATTCGAGCAAGCATCGATGCCCGTGCCGCTAATCTCACAGCACTGCTAGTGGATTATGCTCCAGATGGGTCCTTTGAAATTGTCACTAGAGGATGGATGGACCCGCAAAATCGTCATTCAATTTCTAAATCCCACTCTCTTGTGCCTGGCAAAGAGTATAAGTTTACTTGGGGAATGCAGCCCGATGATTATATCTTTAAAGAAGGTCATCAAGTAGGTGTGGTTCTGCTTGCTTCTGACCATAACTATACGATTCGACCGGAAGCAGGTACAAAGATTACAGTGGATCCTAAGCGTAGTAAAGTTGTGCTGCCTATCGTAGGTGGAAAGCAAACCGTTACTTTTTCGAACTAA
- the mnmH gene encoding tRNA 2-selenouridine(34) synthase MnmH — protein sequence MFQDVTLKELSTLKKNEEITLIDVRSPSEYNDATIPGSLNIPIFNNDERAEVGTLYKQVSTNAAKERGLEIFSAKLPDFIKKFSKISTQKAVFCWRGGMRSETAATVLDLMGIHVYRLKGGIRSYRQWVVQTLEQMEFQPRSYVLNGYTGSGKTAILQHLQKDGYPILDLEKMANHRGSIFGQIGLEPNNQREFESLLVQDLLRLQQSPYVLLEGESKRIGKAVMPDFLFDKKEQGTQLFIDLPLNERILNILDDYQPWEHQEQYMEAFRIIKKRIHTPIANKIESNLENGEFYSAVQLLLEYYYDPLYDHTAEQYPNKITIQANNNTEAIKSVQNIVNEIQVG from the coding sequence ATGTTTCAAGATGTTACGCTAAAAGAATTATCGACGTTAAAGAAAAATGAGGAGATTACCTTAATTGATGTCCGTTCCCCCTCAGAATATAACGATGCCACAATTCCTGGCAGCCTAAATATACCTATATTTAATAACGACGAAAGAGCCGAAGTGGGAACACTTTATAAGCAAGTCAGCACAAATGCTGCAAAAGAACGCGGGCTTGAAATCTTTTCTGCTAAACTCCCTGACTTTATTAAGAAATTCAGTAAGATTAGTACGCAGAAAGCTGTATTTTGCTGGCGAGGCGGAATGCGTAGTGAGACTGCGGCAACCGTCCTTGATTTAATGGGAATTCACGTTTATCGATTAAAAGGGGGAATACGCAGTTATCGCCAGTGGGTCGTACAAACATTAGAACAGATGGAATTCCAACCGCGATCTTATGTTCTTAACGGTTATACAGGCTCCGGAAAAACGGCTATTTTGCAACACCTTCAAAAAGATGGCTACCCCATCCTCGATTTAGAAAAAATGGCTAATCATAGGGGGTCAATTTTTGGCCAAATTGGTCTAGAACCCAATAATCAAAGGGAGTTTGAGTCGCTTCTAGTTCAAGATTTGCTGCGGTTACAACAATCACCATATGTACTGCTTGAAGGGGAGAGCAAGCGAATCGGTAAAGCCGTTATGCCTGACTTCCTATTTGATAAAAAGGAACAAGGCACACAGCTGTTTATTGATTTACCTTTAAACGAGAGAATACTCAATATATTGGATGATTATCAACCCTGGGAACATCAAGAGCAATACATGGAAGCTTTTCGAATTATTAAGAAGCGAATCCATACACCGATTGCTAACAAAATAGAGAGCAACCTCGAAAACGGTGAGTTTTACTCAGCTGTTCAATTGCTGCTCGAGTATTATTACGATCCTCTCTATGATCATACGGCCGAGCAATATCCGAACAAAATTACAATTCAAGCAAATAACAACACCGAAGCTATTAAAAGTGTTCAAAATATCGTCAATGAAATACAAGTAGGATAA
- a CDS encoding SgcJ/EcaC family oxidoreductase, whose protein sequence is MDQTTIKAEVIELYQKLIHAWNDRNAEEMTELYTETGEQIGFDGSLLTGPNEISTHLGEIFAKHPTPPFTSKVKDVRLLGEESAILRAIAGMVPPGKTELDPELNAHQTLTAVKIDHQWKVELFQNTPAQYHGRPDLVEEMTEELKK, encoded by the coding sequence ATGGATCAAACTACAATTAAAGCAGAAGTGATTGAACTTTATCAAAAGTTAATTCATGCTTGGAATGATCGTAATGCAGAGGAAATGACTGAACTATATACGGAAACAGGGGAGCAAATTGGATTTGATGGGAGTTTGCTGACAGGACCCAATGAGATATCCACGCATCTAGGTGAAATTTTTGCCAAGCATCCTACCCCGCCTTTTACAAGTAAAGTAAAGGATGTCCGGCTGTTAGGAGAAGAAAGTGCTATACTGCGAGCTATCGCAGGAATGGTCCCACCTGGTAAAACAGAACTCGATCCAGAACTTAATGCGCATCAAACACTTACGGCAGTGAAAATAGATCATCAGTGGAAAGTTGAACTTTTTCAAAATACTCCGGCACAGTATCATGGCAGGCCGGATTTGGTAGAAGAAATGACAGAGGAATTAAAAAAATAG